One part of the Plodia interpunctella isolate USDA-ARS_2022_Savannah chromosome 28, ilPloInte3.2, whole genome shotgun sequence genome encodes these proteins:
- the Ets97D gene encoding DNA-binding protein Ets97D: MEVTDFSDILNVRSIKMESSEVAFGDSAESSDPLSMMPQYVTESDLGLIQSGTEILQTPLTVFNDTPDEDDTMQSTDSSEEVVVQLMDIRTRLSKLRSMLERRLGTDLSDYTFWLQDAKMLESHKTLVEQCIRGEGVVQVNVQIRSQERKLNILDVLKPDEELAAADGRDRAPGDYVDIDEDTTNQTEELLTATEEKTVPFAECVKWVVDASFRNDHRVPVPDDPNLWSVQHVKFWIQWAVRQFRLSGVRLADWRLTGEQLCAMSNQQFKEKVPSDPGDLFWTHFELLRKCKFIAVVQTDETQPKDPLEIQSAIKKKPKQLVIRPQNEEDHEYVRRNGNNGQIQLWQFLLELLTSADHYSAIRWHGVDGEFKLLEPERVARLWGARKHKPAMNYEKLSRALRYYYDGDMIAKVAGKRFVYKFVCDLQQLIGYDAAELAELVEELHESKVLGES; the protein is encoded by the exons ATGGAAGTCACAGACTTTAGTGATATCCTTAATGTCCGTTCGATAAAAATGGAAAGCAGCGAAGTGGCCTTTGGGGACAGCGCAGAGTCCTCGGACCCTCTATCTATGATGCCACAATATGTTACAGAAAGTGATTTGG gcTTGATCCAGTCGGGAACAGAAATCCTTCAGACACCACTCACTGTATTCAATGATACACCAGATGAAGATGACACGATGCAAAGCACTGACTCTAGTG AAGAGGTGGTGGTCCAACTGATGGACATCCGAACTCGACTGTCCAAACTCCGTTCCATGCTGGAGAGGAGGCTGGGTACAGATCTCTCTGATTACACCTTCTGGCTGCAAGACGCTAAGATG TTGGAGAGCCACAAAACCCTAGTGGAGCAATGTATTCGTGGAGAGGGAGTGGTGCAAGTGAACGTGCAGATCAGGTCTCAGGAGCGCAAGCTCAACATCCTGGACGTGCTGAAGCCTGACGAGGAGCTCGCCGCCGCCGACGGCCGCGACCGCGCTCCCGGCGACT ATGTAGACATAGACGAAGACACAACGAATCAAACTGAGGAGCTGCTAACAGCGACGGAAGAGAAGACTGTACCATTTGCGGAGTGTGTGAAGTGGGTTGTCGACGCCAGCTTCAGGAACGACCATAGAGTCCCTGTACCCGACGATCCCAATCTATG gtCGGTGCAGCACGTGAAGTTCTGGATCCAGTGGGCGGTGCGCCAGTTCCGGCTCAGCGGCGTCCGACTGGCGGACTGGCGCCTCACCGGCGAACAGCTGTGCGCTATGTCCAACCAACAGTTCAA AGAAAAAGTGCCTTCAGATCCTGGCGACTTGTTTTGGACGCATTTCGAACTGCTCAGGAAGTGCAAATTCATAG CCGTGGTCCAAACCGATGAGACGCAACCCAAAGACCCTTTAGAAATACAATCAGCTATTAAGAAGAAACCGAAACAG CTAGTGATAAGGCCTCAGAACGAGGAAGACCACGAGTACGTGAGGAGGAACGGCAACAACGGACAGATACAGCTCTGGCAGTTCCTGCTCGAGCTGCTGACCAGCGCCGACCACTACTCCGCCATCCGCTGGCACG GCGTGGACGGAGAGTTCAAATTGCTGGAGCCGGAGCGAGTGGCGAGGTTGTGGGGCGCGCGCAAACACAAGCCCGCCATGAACTATGAGAAGCTATCGCGAGCATTGAGATACTATTACGACGGGGATATGATCGCCAAAGTCGCCGGGAAACG ATTCGTATACAAATTCGTTTGCGATCTCCAACAGCTGATTGGTTACGACGCGGCGGAACTCGCCGAGCTTGTGGAGGAATTACACGAGTCCAAAGTACTGGGCGAATCTTAG